One Deltaproteobacteria bacterium genomic window carries:
- the topA gene encoding type I DNA topoisomerase, with amino-acid sequence MPKSLVIVESPAKANTINKFLGKDFIVKASIGHIKDLPKNKLGVDVENNFTPYYETIKGKGKIISELKKAAKSIDKIYLAPDPDREGEAIAWHIAEELNGHGKDIYRVLFNEITEKGVLEAITKPGKLDKNKFESQQARRILDRLVGYQVSPILWEKVRRGLSAGRVQSVAVRLIVEREREIRAFVPEEYWSITAELEKTDGQGSGFKAKLVKKDDEKLEIKNGDDANKILKDIEGKDFAVRDIEKKERKRNPMPPFITSKLQQDAARKLGFTARKTMMIAQQLYEGVELGTEGSVGLITYMRTDSTRVSPDAVMGAREYILSRFGKGYLPSKPNSYPSKKGAQDAHEAIRPTYIQYTPDSVKKYLMKDHFLLYQLVWNRFIASQMMPAVFDQTAVLIESGRYIFQANGSVLKFSGWTLVYTEARDGDEEVESELPILKKGEILKLLGLLSKQHFTQPPPRFTEAALIKELEENGIGRPSTYAAIIATIQDRKYVVKEKNQFIPSELGFVVTDLLVKSFPDILNVEFTAHMEEDLDNIEDGKLKWLDAMNEFYTPFKKSMEKAKVEMKDVKRHEVPTDINCDKCGKTMMVKWGRNGEFLACSGYPECKNTKEFKIDENGKVMAVEPLREETDERCPNCGKPMLIKTGRFGRFLACSDYPSCKTAKPLSIGVKCPVEGCGGEMVERQSKKSRLFYSCSNYPKCRYALWDKPINEKCPECGFGILIEKGSNSGKIIKCPNQGCEYEGK; translated from the coding sequence TAAAAGACCTTCCAAAAAATAAACTAGGCGTTGATGTGGAAAATAATTTCACCCCTTATTATGAAACAATAAAAGGCAAGGGCAAAATTATATCAGAACTTAAAAAGGCTGCTAAATCTATAGACAAAATTTATCTTGCCCCTGACCCTGATAGAGAAGGCGAGGCGATTGCATGGCATATTGCAGAAGAACTTAATGGACATGGGAAGGATATATACAGGGTCTTGTTTAACGAGATAACAGAAAAAGGGGTTTTAGAGGCAATAACAAAACCGGGAAAACTTGATAAGAACAAATTTGAATCGCAGCAGGCAAGGAGAATACTTGACAGACTTGTTGGGTATCAGGTGAGTCCTATCTTATGGGAAAAGGTAAGAAGGGGTTTATCTGCCGGACGTGTTCAATCTGTTGCAGTAAGGCTGATTGTAGAAAGGGAAAGAGAGATAAGGGCATTTGTGCCAGAGGAATACTGGAGTATAACAGCAGAACTTGAAAAGACAGACGGGCAAGGGTCAGGTTTTAAGGCAAAATTAGTAAAGAAAGATGACGAGAAACTAGAGATAAAAAATGGAGATGATGCAAACAAAATATTAAAAGATATTGAAGGGAAAGATTTTGCAGTAAGGGATATTGAAAAAAAAGAACGTAAGAGAAATCCCATGCCTCCGTTCATAACAAGCAAACTTCAGCAGGATGCTGCAAGGAAACTTGGATTTACAGCAAGAAAGACCATGATGATTGCACAGCAGTTATACGAGGGGGTTGAACTAGGCACAGAAGGTTCTGTCGGTCTTATAACCTATATGAGGACAGATTCCACAAGGGTATCTCCTGATGCTGTCATGGGTGCAAGGGAATATATTTTAAGTAGATTCGGCAAAGGGTATCTCCCTTCAAAACCCAACTCATACCCTAGTAAAAAAGGGGCACAGGATGCGCATGAGGCAATAAGACCTACATATATTCAATACACACCTGATTCTGTGAAGAAATACCTTATGAAAGACCATTTTCTGCTTTATCAACTTGTATGGAACAGGTTTATAGCAAGCCAGATGATGCCGGCAGTTTTTGACCAGACTGCTGTTTTAATAGAATCCGGCAGATATATATTTCAGGCAAATGGCTCTGTGCTTAAATTTTCAGGGTGGACTTTGGTTTATACAGAGGCAAGGGATGGAGATGAAGAGGTTGAGTCAGAACTTCCGATACTTAAAAAAGGGGAGATTCTGAAACTTTTAGGGCTGCTGTCAAAACAGCATTTCACACAGCCTCCTCCAAGGTTTACAGAGGCAGCACTGATTAAGGAACTGGAGGAAAACGGTATAGGCAGACCATCCACCTATGCTGCTATCATTGCCACTATTCAGGACAGGAAATATGTTGTCAAGGAAAAAAATCAGTTTATCCCAAGTGAACTTGGGTTTGTTGTTACAGACCTTCTGGTTAAGAGTTTTCCCGATATATTGAATGTAGAATTTACGGCACACATGGAAGAGGATCTTGATAATATAGAAGATGGGAAACTTAAATGGCTGGACGCGATGAATGAATTTTATACACCTTTTAAAAAGAGCATGGAAAAGGCAAAGGTTGAGATGAAAGATGTTAAAAGACATGAAGTCCCCACAGACATAAATTGCGACAAGTGCGGCAAAACCATGATGGTCAAATGGGGCAGAAACGGTGAATTTCTTGCATGTTCAGGCTACCCTGAATGCAAAAATACCAAAGAGTTTAAGATTGATGAAAATGGCAAAGTAATGGCAGTTGAACCCCTGCGTGAGGAGACAGACGAGAGATGTCCAAATTGCGGAAAGCCGATGCTTATAAAAACAGGGAGGTTTGGCAGATTTCTTGCCTGTTCAGATTATCCGTCATGCAAGACTGCAAAACCGTTATCTATTGGTGTTAAGTGTCCTGTTGAAGGGTGCGGTGGTGAAATGGTTGAAAGACAATCAAAGAAAAGTAGACTCTTCTACAGCTGCTCCAATTACCCAAAATGCAGATACGCCCTGTGGGATAAACCGATAAATGAAAAATGCCCCGAGTGCGGTTTTGGCATCCTGATAGAAAAAGGGTCTAATTCAGGAAAGATAATAAAATGTCCAAATCAAGGGTGTGAATATGAGGGAAAATAG